A DNA window from Streptomyces sp. B21-083 contains the following coding sequences:
- a CDS encoding SCO6745 family protein: MSATLTSDRSYARRCAQAVNALHSIPYFTADLADRLSPFGVTDRSSVYMAGRAAPLGAVDAPVVTAVFNTFAPDFVAERVPAIWRQVSPEEAVAAREAAAGTALERLLSTGVIRSAAMAEAAELAGRAAAECSLPGRPLYAANAALDRPDEPHIALWHASTMLREHRGDGHVAILGHAELTGVEALVIDCASELGMPKEIVRPMRGWTEADWAAAQERLRERGLVSREGVLTTRGTALRDEIEHETGRLDRRPYELLGGAEVGKLAEFTHGLVLMAAASQAFPPPLRSFFAPDTSQWSRL, encoded by the coding sequence ATGAGCGCAACACTGACCAGTGATCGTTCATACGCGCGACGCTGCGCGCAGGCGGTCAACGCACTGCACTCGATTCCCTACTTCACAGCCGATCTCGCGGACCGGCTGTCCCCGTTCGGTGTCACCGACCGGTCGAGCGTCTACATGGCCGGTCGCGCAGCACCACTGGGCGCGGTCGACGCGCCGGTCGTGACCGCGGTCTTCAACACGTTCGCTCCCGACTTCGTCGCGGAGCGGGTCCCCGCGATCTGGCGGCAGGTCTCACCCGAAGAAGCCGTCGCCGCACGTGAGGCAGCGGCCGGAACAGCGCTTGAGCGGCTTCTCAGCACCGGCGTCATCCGATCGGCCGCCATGGCGGAAGCTGCGGAACTGGCCGGCAGGGCCGCTGCGGAATGCTCGCTCCCCGGACGCCCGCTCTATGCGGCCAATGCCGCACTCGACCGACCGGACGAGCCTCATATCGCACTGTGGCACGCCTCGACCATGCTGCGCGAACACCGCGGTGACGGTCATGTCGCGATCCTCGGTCACGCCGAACTCACCGGCGTCGAAGCACTCGTCATCGACTGCGCGAGTGAGCTCGGCATGCCGAAGGAGATCGTCAGGCCCATGCGGGGGTGGACCGAGGCGGATTGGGCGGCCGCACAGGAAAGACTGCGGGAACGTGGCCTGGTGAGTCGAGAAGGAGTACTGACCACACGCGGCACCGCACTGCGGGACGAAATCGAGCACGAGACCGGAAGGCTCGACCGACGGCCGTATGAACTCCTGGGTGGTGCGGAAGTCGGCAAACTGGCCGAATTCACACACGGACTGGTCCTCATGGCCGCCGCATCCCAGGCTTTCCCTCCGCCTTTGCGATCGTTCTTCGCTCCTGACACGAGTCAATGGAGCCGTCTCTGA
- a CDS encoding cytochrome P450, translating to MRTWMVTRFEDVRTVLSDPRYSTESITWGNDEFRDAGLVIAEGTILERGISVVDPPAHTRLRRLAMSAFTTRRVEQWRQTVHTVVHKTLEDCQQRETFDVMDDYAGEVSAGVLGVILGFRIERHRELVTALNEAFPSDPALIDRAPAAFGRICEYAAELVADKRHDPADDLTSALIQTSDEGERLSADELTGLVAAMIMGGSDTVRGFIGNAALALLDHPDQSRLLLSNPDLADGAVEELLRYEGALSTALFRVTTEETELAGTRLPAGAPVIAGLLAANRDPRRFDDPERLDITRTGPRHVGFGHGLHNCIGAALARMEGAIAIPALFQRFPRLSLAVPRDELRYIDNWAIRRLVALPVSRSEKSGG from the coding sequence GTGCGCACATGGATGGTGACGCGCTTCGAGGATGTCCGGACCGTACTTTCCGACCCCCGGTACAGCACGGAGAGCATCACCTGGGGGAATGACGAGTTCCGTGACGCGGGCCTGGTAATCGCCGAGGGCACGATTCTGGAGCGGGGAATCAGCGTGGTGGACCCGCCGGCGCACACCCGGCTGCGACGGCTGGCGATGAGCGCCTTCACCACCCGTCGGGTGGAGCAATGGCGCCAGACCGTGCACACCGTCGTCCACAAAACGCTTGAGGACTGCCAGCAACGGGAGACCTTCGATGTCATGGACGACTACGCCGGGGAGGTGTCCGCCGGAGTGCTCGGCGTGATCCTCGGCTTCCGAATCGAACGGCACCGGGAACTGGTCACCGCGCTCAACGAGGCCTTCCCGTCCGACCCGGCGCTGATCGACCGGGCTCCCGCGGCGTTCGGCCGCATCTGCGAATACGCCGCCGAACTCGTCGCCGACAAGCGCCACGATCCCGCCGACGATCTGACCTCCGCGCTGATCCAGACCAGCGACGAGGGCGAGCGACTGTCCGCGGACGAACTGACCGGGCTGGTGGCCGCCATGATCATGGGTGGCAGCGACACCGTCCGAGGGTTCATCGGCAACGCCGCTCTCGCTCTCCTCGACCACCCGGACCAAAGCAGGCTGCTGCTGTCGAACCCGGACCTGGCCGACGGCGCCGTCGAGGAACTGCTGCGCTACGAAGGAGCGTTGAGCACGGCGTTGTTCCGGGTCACGACGGAGGAGACCGAACTCGCGGGCACGCGGCTGCCCGCCGGAGCACCGGTGATCGCCGGGCTGCTGGCGGCCAACCGAGATCCGCGCCGGTTCGACGACCCCGAGCGCCTCGACATCACCCGCACGGGACCGCGTCATGTGGGTTTCGGGCACGGACTGCACAACTGCATCGGCGCGGCGCTGGCTCGAATGGAGGGTGCGATAGCGATTCCCGCCCTGTTCCAGCGTTTCCCGCGACTTTCCCTGGCGGTCCCCCGAGACGAGCTGCGTTACATCGACAACTGGGCGATCCGCCGGCTGGTCGCCCTTCCAGTCAGCCGGTCGGAGAAGTCCGGGGGCTGA
- a CDS encoding ferredoxin has product MRATARVDRTLCLGTGLCEVMDSGLFSLGGNGTAVARPTEPEDDQEPLLERLRDIADCCPTGAITIIAIEEERGGTRPDAHRLTD; this is encoded by the coding sequence ATGCGAGCCACCGCGCGGGTCGATCGAACGCTCTGCCTCGGCACCGGGCTGTGCGAGGTGATGGATTCCGGCCTGTTCTCGTTGGGCGGCAACGGTACCGCCGTCGCTCGGCCGACCGAACCGGAAGACGATCAGGAACCCCTTCTCGAACGGCTTCGGGACATCGCGGACTGCTGCCCCACTGGAGCCATCACGATCATCGCCATCGAGGAAGAGCGAGGAGGAACACGACCAGATGCACACCGACTCACAGACTGA
- a CDS encoding FAD-dependent monooxygenase, which produces MHTDSQTDAGTGTDTDVVVVGAGPAGLMLAAELRLAGARVVVLEMESAPTKESRGMGFTARTLEVFDQRGLLPRLGELNRSPGGHFGSVPIDFSVGDGAHASVTGVSQARTVAMLGEWAEELGAEVRRGHRLTGFTDTGEAVEAHVRGPAGELRLTAAYLVGCDGSRSVVRTSGGFAFPGIDATAELLLADVKGLELPALWSGERRPGGMLLAAPLGEGMMRVVVSEHGRPPRARAEPPLFSEVADAWKRVSGDDISGASPVWVSSFGNAARQASEYRRGRVFLAGDAAHIHLPASGQGMNVSIQDAVNLGWKLGAVVTGRSRPELLDTYHSERHPVGAELLRNTRAQAVLFLGGSEMQPLRDVLTAVFRTEGAARYLAGLVSGLDIRYDAGPGAHPLLGRRMPKTELVLGDGRRTTSTELLHPARGLLLTLGTDPQRGSATLDRADHVDVVSARVRHVRKPPVPHPARSAHLAEGRAVLVRPDGYVAWVSGDDNTDDGLFEALHRHFGVSAV; this is translated from the coding sequence ATGCACACCGACTCACAGACTGACGCGGGCACAGGGACGGACACAGATGTCGTCGTCGTCGGCGCCGGGCCCGCTGGGCTCATGCTCGCCGCCGAGCTGAGACTGGCCGGCGCGCGGGTCGTCGTCCTGGAGATGGAGAGCGCCCCGACCAAGGAATCCCGTGGCATGGGATTCACCGCCCGCACGCTGGAGGTGTTCGACCAGCGCGGTCTGCTGCCGAGGCTCGGCGAACTCAACCGGTCACCTGGTGGTCACTTCGGCAGTGTGCCGATCGACTTCAGCGTGGGCGACGGCGCCCACGCCAGCGTCACGGGCGTGTCGCAGGCTCGGACCGTGGCGATGCTCGGCGAGTGGGCCGAGGAACTCGGCGCCGAAGTGCGACGCGGGCACCGGCTGACGGGATTCACCGACACCGGTGAGGCCGTCGAGGCCCATGTGCGGGGGCCCGCCGGGGAGCTGCGGCTGACGGCGGCGTATCTGGTGGGCTGCGACGGCAGTCGCAGCGTGGTGCGGACGTCGGGAGGCTTCGCCTTCCCGGGCATCGACGCGACGGCCGAGCTGCTGCTGGCCGATGTGAAGGGTCTCGAACTCCCCGCACTGTGGTCGGGTGAACGGCGCCCGGGCGGCATGCTCCTGGCCGCGCCGCTGGGCGAAGGCATGATGCGCGTCGTCGTCTCGGAACACGGCAGGCCGCCCCGGGCCCGCGCCGAGCCGCCGTTGTTCTCCGAAGTGGCCGACGCCTGGAAGCGGGTCAGCGGGGACGACATCTCCGGCGCTTCTCCGGTCTGGGTCAGCTCCTTCGGGAATGCCGCACGGCAGGCGAGCGAGTACCGCAGGGGCCGGGTGTTCCTCGCCGGGGACGCCGCGCACATCCACCTACCGGCCAGCGGCCAGGGCATGAACGTCAGTATCCAGGACGCCGTGAACCTCGGCTGGAAGCTCGGCGCCGTGGTGACGGGCCGCTCGCGCCCCGAGCTCCTCGACACCTACCACTCGGAACGGCATCCGGTCGGCGCCGAGTTGCTGCGGAACACCCGGGCCCAGGCTGTGCTGTTCCTCGGCGGCAGTGAGATGCAGCCCCTGCGTGACGTACTCACCGCGGTGTTCCGTACCGAGGGTGCCGCCCGTTACCTGGCCGGGCTGGTCAGTGGGCTGGACATCCGCTACGACGCCGGCCCCGGCGCCCACCCCCTGCTCGGGCGGCGGATGCCGAAGACCGAACTGGTCCTGGGTGACGGCCGCAGGACCACGAGTACCGAGCTTCTGCACCCGGCAAGAGGGCTGTTGCTGACGCTCGGTACGGATCCTCAGCGCGGCAGCGCCACCCTGGACCGAGCGGACCACGTGGACGTGGTCTCCGCGCGGGTTCGTCATGTGCGCAAGCCGCCGGTCCCTCACCCTGCCCGGTCGGCCCACCTTGCCGAAGGAAGGGCCGTTCTGGTTCGACCGGACGGATACGTGGCGTGGGTGAGCGGCGACGACAACACGGACGACGGCCTCTTCGAGGCCCTGCACCGGCATTTCGGCGTTTCCGCGGTCTGA
- a CDS encoding acetyl/propionyl/methylcrotonyl-CoA carboxylase subunit alpha: protein MRKVLIANRGEIAVRVARACQDAGIASVAVYADPDRDALHVRAADEAFALGGDTPATSYLDIAKVLQAAKDSGADAIHPGYGFLSENADFAQAVLDADLTWIGPPPHAIRDLGDKVAARHIAQRAGAPLVAGTPDPVSGSDEVVAFAQEHGLPIAIKAAFGGGGRGLKVARTLEEVPELYDSAVREAVAAFGRGECFVERYLDKPRHVETQCLADTHGNVVVVSTRDCSLQRRHQKLVEEAPAPFLSDTQVAELYASSKAILKEAGYVGAGTVEFLVGTDGTISFLEVNTRLQVEHPVTEEVAGIDLVREMFRIADGEPLGYGDPELRGHSIEFRINGEDPGRGFLPAPGTVTTFTPPSGPGVRLDAGVESGSVIGPAWDSLLAKLIVTGATREQALQRAARALAEFQVEGMATAITFHRKVVTDPAFAPELTGSTDPFTVHTRWIETEFVNDIPAFATPADTEADEEAGRETVVVEVGGKRLEVSLPISLGMSLARTGLAAGAKPKRRAAKKSGPAASGDTLASPMQGTIVKVAVEEGQEVKEGDLIVVLEAMKMEQPLNAHKAGTVKGLAAEVGASLTSGAPICEIKD, encoded by the coding sequence CTGCGCAAGGTGCTCATCGCCAACCGTGGCGAAATCGCTGTCCGCGTTGCCCGGGCCTGCCAGGATGCCGGGATCGCGAGCGTGGCCGTGTACGCCGACCCGGACCGGGACGCGCTCCATGTGCGTGCCGCCGACGAAGCGTTCGCTTTGGGCGGTGACACCCCGGCGACCAGCTATCTCGACATCGCCAAGGTGCTGCAGGCCGCCAAGGACTCCGGAGCGGACGCCATCCACCCCGGATACGGCTTCCTCTCCGAGAACGCCGACTTCGCCCAGGCCGTCCTCGACGCCGACCTGACCTGGATCGGCCCGCCCCCACACGCCATCCGCGACCTCGGCGACAAGGTCGCCGCCCGCCACATCGCCCAACGCGCCGGCGCCCCCCTGGTCGCCGGCACCCCCGACCCCGTCTCCGGCTCGGACGAGGTCGTCGCCTTCGCCCAGGAACACGGCCTGCCCATCGCGATCAAAGCCGCCTTCGGCGGCGGCGGACGCGGCCTCAAGGTCGCCCGCACCCTCGAAGAAGTCCCCGAGCTGTACGACTCCGCGGTCCGCGAGGCCGTCGCCGCGTTCGGACGCGGCGAATGCTTCGTCGAGCGCTACCTCGACAAACCCCGCCACGTCGAGACCCAGTGCCTGGCCGACACCCACGGCAACGTGGTCGTCGTCTCCACCCGCGACTGCTCCCTCCAGCGCCGCCACCAAAAACTCGTCGAAGAGGCCCCCGCACCCTTCCTCTCCGACACACAGGTCGCCGAGCTGTACGCGTCCTCCAAAGCCATCCTCAAGGAAGCCGGCTACGTCGGCGCCGGAACCGTCGAGTTCCTCGTCGGCACCGACGGCACGATCTCCTTCCTGGAGGTCAACACCCGCCTCCAGGTCGAACACCCCGTCACCGAGGAAGTCGCCGGCATCGACCTCGTACGCGAGATGTTCCGCATCGCCGACGGCGAACCCCTCGGCTACGGCGACCCCGAACTGCGCGGCCACTCCATCGAGTTCCGCATCAACGGCGAGGACCCCGGCCGCGGCTTCCTCCCCGCCCCCGGCACCGTCACCACCTTCACCCCACCCTCCGGCCCCGGCGTCCGCCTCGACGCCGGCGTCGAATCCGGCAGCGTGATCGGCCCCGCCTGGGACTCCCTGCTCGCCAAGCTGATCGTCACCGGCGCCACCCGCGAACAGGCCCTCCAACGCGCCGCCCGAGCCCTTGCCGAGTTCCAGGTCGAAGGCATGGCCACCGCCATCACCTTCCACCGCAAGGTCGTCACCGACCCCGCCTTCGCCCCCGAACTCACCGGCTCCACCGACCCGTTCACCGTCCACACCCGCTGGATCGAGACCGAGTTCGTCAACGACATCCCCGCCTTCGCCACACCCGCCGATACCGAGGCCGACGAGGAAGCCGGCCGCGAGACCGTCGTCGTCGAGGTCGGCGGCAAACGCCTCGAGGTCTCCCTCCCCATCTCGCTGGGCATGTCCCTGGCCCGCACCGGCCTCGCCGCCGGCGCCAAACCCAAACGCCGCGCCGCGAAGAAGTCGGGCCCGGCCGCCTCCGGCGACACCCTCGCCTCCCCCATGCAGGGCACCATCGTCAAGGTCGCCGTCGAGGAAGGCCAGGAAGTCAAGGAAGGCGACCTGATCGTCGTCCTCGAAGCCATGAAGATGGAACAACCCCTCAACGCCCACAAGGCAGGCACCGTCAAGGGCCTCGCCGCCGAGGTCGGCGCCTCCCTCACCTCCGGCGCCCCCATCTGCGAGATCAAGGACTGA
- a CDS encoding FAD-dependent monooxygenase has protein sequence MDADVIVVGAGPAGMMLAGELRLAGVDVIVLERLEKRTGESRGLGFTARTMEVFDQRGLLSRFGEIEISNQGHFGGLPVDFAVLDGAHQAAKTVPQSQTETVLENWVEELGGDVRRRHELLSLKDTGDLVEVEVSGPDGVHQLTAGYVVGCDGGRSVVRKTMGFDFPGTPSTMEMFLADVKGLDLQPRMIGETLPGGMVMVGPLPGGITRLIVCERGTPPQRREAPPSYDEVAAAWKRLTGDDISHGEPVWVSSFGDATRQVTRYRQGRVFLAGDSAHIHLPAGGQGMNTSIQDAVNLGWKLAAVVRGRAPEELLDTYHDERHPVGERLLMNTRAQGLLFLSGPEVQPLRDVFTELITYLPVSRHLAGMVSGLEIHYPVAGGSHPLLGRRMPHLTLTGGSGAGSSTEALHAGRGVLLDLADNAELRRRAAGWTDRVDIVTAKPGGGVPDLPAETAAVLVRPDGYVAWAAPGSHSDLPMALDRWFGVSR, from the coding sequence ATGGACGCCGATGTGATTGTCGTGGGCGCCGGCCCCGCCGGGATGATGCTCGCGGGAGAGTTGCGGCTGGCCGGAGTCGATGTGATCGTCCTGGAGCGGCTGGAGAAACGTACCGGGGAGTCCCGGGGCCTGGGGTTCACGGCGCGCACGATGGAGGTCTTCGACCAGCGGGGGCTGCTGTCCCGGTTCGGGGAGATCGAGATCAGCAACCAGGGTCACTTCGGTGGTCTGCCCGTCGATTTCGCCGTCCTCGACGGTGCCCACCAGGCCGCGAAGACCGTGCCGCAGTCCCAGACGGAGACGGTTCTGGAGAACTGGGTCGAGGAGCTGGGCGGGGACGTCCGGCGCCGGCACGAGCTGCTCTCCCTCAAGGACACCGGCGATCTCGTGGAGGTGGAGGTCAGCGGCCCCGACGGGGTGCACCAGCTGACCGCCGGCTATGTGGTGGGCTGCGACGGCGGACGCAGTGTCGTACGCAAAACCATGGGCTTCGACTTCCCGGGCACACCGTCCACGATGGAGATGTTCCTCGCCGACGTGAAGGGGCTCGACCTCCAGCCGCGCATGATCGGTGAGACCCTGCCCGGCGGCATGGTCATGGTCGGCCCGCTGCCTGGCGGGATCACCCGGCTGATCGTCTGCGAACGGGGCACGCCTCCGCAGCGCCGAGAGGCGCCGCCCTCCTACGACGAGGTGGCGGCGGCCTGGAAACGGCTCACCGGCGACGACATCTCGCACGGGGAGCCGGTGTGGGTGAGTTCCTTCGGCGACGCCACCCGTCAGGTCACCCGGTACCGGCAGGGCCGGGTCTTCCTGGCGGGCGACTCCGCGCACATCCATCTCCCGGCCGGCGGCCAGGGTATGAACACCAGCATCCAGGACGCGGTGAACCTGGGCTGGAAACTCGCCGCCGTGGTGCGGGGCCGGGCCCCCGAGGAGCTGCTGGACACCTACCACGACGAGCGGCACCCGGTGGGCGAGCGGCTGCTGATGAACACCCGGGCCCAGGGTCTGCTGTTCCTCAGCGGTCCCGAAGTACAGCCACTGCGCGACGTGTTCACCGAGCTGATCACCTATCTGCCGGTGAGCCGGCACCTCGCGGGCATGGTCAGCGGTCTCGAGATCCACTACCCCGTCGCCGGAGGCAGCCACCCGCTGCTCGGCCGGCGGATGCCCCATCTGACGCTGACCGGTGGCTCAGGCGCGGGCAGCAGTACCGAGGCCCTGCACGCGGGCCGTGGCGTGCTGCTCGACCTGGCCGACAACGCGGAGCTGCGCCGCAGGGCAGCGGGCTGGACGGACCGCGTGGACATCGTGACGGCGAAACCGGGGGGCGGCGTGCCGGACCTGCCGGCGGAAACCGCGGCTGTCCTGGTCCGCCCCGACGGCTACGTGGCATGGGCCGCTCCCGGCAGCCACAGCGACCTGCCCATGGCCCTGGATCGCTGGTTCGGCGTCTCCCGCTAG